A portion of the Carcharodon carcharias isolate sCarCar2 chromosome 18, sCarCar2.pri, whole genome shotgun sequence genome contains these proteins:
- the LOC121290879 gene encoding 40S ribosomal protein S23-like: MAKCRGLCTARKLSNLRYDQKWHDKQYKKAHLGTALKANPVSGVSSHAKGIVLHKVGVEANQPKSAIRKCVRVQLIKNGKKIMAFVPNDGCLNFIEENDEVLVAGFGHKGHAVGDIPGVHFKVMKVTNASLLALYKGKKERPRS, from the coding sequence ATGGCTAAATGTCGTGGTCTTTGTACAGCCAGGAAGTTGAGTAACCTTCGGTATGATCAGAAATGGCATGATAAGCAATACAAGAAGGCCCACTTGGGGACAGCCCTGAAGGCCAACCCAGTTAGTGGTGTCTCCTCCCATGCCAAAGGAATAGTCTTGCATAAAGTTGGTGTTGAGGCTAATCAGCCCAAGTCTGCTATCAGAAAATGTGTTCGAGTCCAGCTTATTAAGAATGGCAAGAAAATCATGGCTTTTGTTCCAAATGACGGTTGCTTGAATTTCATTGAGGAAAATGATGAAGTTCTAGTCGCTGGTTTTGGTCATAAGGGTCATGCTGTTGGTGATATTCCTGGTGTCCATTTCAAGGTGATGAAAGTAACCAATGCATCTCTGTTGGCCCTGTACAAAGGCAAGAAGGAGAGACCAAGATCTTAA